A stretch of Chiloscyllium plagiosum isolate BGI_BamShark_2017 chromosome 6, ASM401019v2, whole genome shotgun sequence DNA encodes these proteins:
- the LOC122550712 gene encoding uncharacterized protein LOC122550712 isoform X3 produces the protein MFQISSICGNSREDANLDPVSRPSEFANQDIQSQSEQNKCSNYSPLQLETPNMFQQIQVRLKAAAVPHVERKIHVFRDLSKQIQSNILSQDLETNNIADALNKHEMILETEDLSNTELQRNITHEKDGKSYDHLTEIHRSGKTNTVQNSSELSENTREQALPVEYNIEASQQQCNACALIGTGQCEADNSVLPKPASHSQSSIIESKNVFQNHPMNNAGNILTTNINGCLSSNHSKTDAVYLKSKNKDLLQNDESEECSATGIIITESPNYLHKAFASQSLSLTSSALNLERCSKQNDKQEAVTTLSTDQVFSYKFPIPNNYKYRLFSDSVKCTDITVDRKCQENKSDPKPVLSLTNSKTSLSNSTENSNSTKIHGADNVQNYKSETIDTSPSVVVMQYLSTITNKNKSSTNYSKSGSNSETIKKAISETANEEQPTRTITPYLNQNTSFTFSFSSGGNKNLSKCDASNKPAAQDLQCDQMPLPNFTVGQDKSLTHFLLHDNTIMDPGAIKYTESYQSEKKISVPPQIIATSQPSPNTHFKANKLLIHLPVKSDLIKNSENEHSENYKAVLISDADVDLKTHSAKAFQNRVQNTADTTRGITRDYNRAYEFKMDGSPSGLDTAFNQSLLKDNTFLNEHKPLCYSSNRVHTTGNRKSPDSLHTEKTSQQLTSNIIHINQKKQLVHPLLSNDTHVHGEHSQILQENKSESHSINPSPEMLTVLHFTTTSTDIKKVAMHNDSSEGTEIAHNQKSCDRNEENYQSENHGEDSQSRMIGQRTLTNITPGQNLYPDNLKRRFNKSETPHASSTIDLEIGQQFSTNIAHRHKYLSQNYARNSLHVILDGGGNKHLEKDSTEPTLPSSVTGQQTSTCAHNKINPPTNFPLSADSTLDTDVIRNTERYQSEESSPIVLQDTLTDQRSPTNSISNLDKPLPHSLKRADMELNENFQKQQAKTGSDTAPLYSFSPNHSTTNMKKNTLWHYVTKVTDIYHNGRLSAKLHKTKSAPSPSSAETSQSLLEDNLQSHNQKKSKAFSLVRNDIKLLADCGNIEENQSDKYCAGSTLNRQWTHQDITAGRIHSPNFDDITMVSKINKSCAVDKSETESIISPLDRETSHLSHTDSSHRHEHRPVTYLLNSAAVSTHRESPNYLEKCKEEPKSSDLADDKTPQQKSITTTDIYKDKPLSHSSVITVVSAVNQTPALDPVTIYNTSKNINVSSKYKTTTDIKKDALQNDPSKMPEILHENKSFNVIIFKTIPAANSASSSLAPVTSQSSPTTLLQKSHSLTQSQLEEDIMMDRGCIPYLQKDHSHLSTSDSLGDQLFPANGTCDNNTNESHSQSLLFDHLPVGPEAVCNVESYQSENHGWDSAGRPLNQRTPTNIRPGKENIQQNVYPDNNCINLNRGVTKNNVQHYKSGRPHMSSMSDSEIEQVFSTNIAQRHKYQSQNYAQNSLHVILDGGGNKHLEKDSTEPTLPSSVTDQQTSTCAHNKINPLTHFPLSADSILDVDIIRKTEHCQFEESSPIVSQATLTDQISSTNSISNLDKSLPHSLGSGDIEIDEKFQKQQAKPGSDTASLYLFSPNRTTANVKKNTWRHYITKVTDIYHHRRPSAKFKLNVLHKTKSAPLPSCVESSQLFPKNSLQSNNQEESKAISLVRDDMAGTNQEESKAISLVRDDMAGTKEVEHQSDKDNAISTADELNGQWIQQNITEGKKNMLDVHSPNIDDITVVSEINNFCAVDKSETESIISPQDQEFDQFSPTDGPHRHEHRPATCSLNSAVVNAHRESPNFLEKCNEEPKSADLAEDKTPQQKSVTTTDSYKDEPLSHSPVTTVVSAINQNSSHISSALDSVSSYNTSKNTTDSSKYKAINISISLNNAPDITDIREHLQNNLTEINKIPAVYSLNDIQSVKSVTDIKKDALQNDSSQVPEILHDNKSFNVLTFNTIPAANSAPSSLTSQSFPVTLLEKSHSLTQSQLNGDVTMDRGHDEYLHKNHSHRSTPDSLGDQLFPVNGTCDNTNESHSQSLLFDHLPVGPGAVCNAKNYQSENHGRDSAGRLISQRTPTNITTGKGNIQQNVYPDKNYINLNRRFTKDNVQHYKLGIPHISSTSDSKIEQELSTDIAQRHKYQSQNYSPHNKMNPLINFPLSAESTLDAEVIKNTKHYRSEESSLTVLQDTLTDQRSPPNSIRNIDKPLPHSLESDDVEIDENFQKQQAKTGSDTAPLYPFSPNHSTTNVKKNTLQQCITKVTDIYRRRRPSAKFKFNVLRKTKSSPSPRSAESSQLLPESSLQSSNQEESKALSLVQDDMAGSRKCQPDKDNAISTAEELNGQWTHQNITSTNNMLQSCSPNIDGITVDRKINNVSDVDKFETECMPSPLNQVYSQSSLTDTPCSHKQGPATYLLNSAAVSAHRESPAYLKKCKQETVSTTSAEGKVAQQKSPTCTADRQLCYSSVTKDVNTINQDKFTISQVLPALDPVSSHHSSKNIIDSSKSKTLGFSLNDATVTADTGVNEHLQKDSSEMNNIPALGSLSCVQSTITITNTKKNTTPNVSSHLTEIHDDKKADDRLKFKGFHKKNSAPSSQLKVTEQMPTTDITLSNHEKSPTHSIMSGAFIMNRRKNSYLQKNKPETNNEFSLVTSLAGQQSPSKIINNKEPKSPAHSPNRSGVMDAGDSKNLEFCQPENNREAFSKKPIDLQSYTDITDAKTTKFQHWFPDSDISLNQRCSVNLKHYKSETDISSSIQDPIHQMSFIDMTCHKKITREPMKSDDFTLAERYNKGCEHIDSHLNNNISSSHNLLPALLSPENIVHYNRNVICDHSLTNAEFLAQSCDNVNEGSKTFKYGRKSFHEEIFQNQALRMWMKNTKVSNSFQQCSPEESQIDSHLAEINNFRNRLNAYSDFSQYRATSSGIDEDDPSKLNNKYQAKTARFSKTYPSLRYSLRPNPQNVQSWCGNLYKTKSLKDINCNQSTLQDHENVFSTNRPYNFKPTVQKKQVNTRLQFSNQMKSNRLYRSYSDLPFSGENEFDQNNWVTDHSNKFSFDNHDLEIGNKDKTNVSKEEKRKETHLENMKRVLVVDRLWKPGYLHSRVSSPRNEDVFNPLTSEINQDPGVNDDTERNHEYFPVDIKLFWPKENPTDIIRLLSSSSTGSKVSENSLSPHQQSTPVVVDKQNFSCYSESNSDTTTDDEYFLDSNEIVKESML, from the exons atgtttcagatttccagcatctgtg GTAATTCCAGGGAAGATGCTAATCTAGACCCTGTTTCCAGGCCCTCTGAATTTGCAAACCAAGACATACAGTCTCAATCTGAACAAAACAA ATGCAGTAACTATAGTCCATTACAGTTGGAAACTCCAAACATGTTCCAGCAAATTCAG GTACGGTTGAAGGCAGCAGCAGTTCCCCATGTTGAAAGAAAAATACATGTGTTTCGTGACTTGAGTAAACAAATACAGTCTAACATCCTTAGTCAAGACTTGGAAACAAATAACATTGCTG ATGCATTGAATAAACATGAAATGATTTTGGAGACTGAAGATTTGAGTAATACTGAATTACAAAGAAACATCACACATGAAAAAGATGGTAAAAGTTATGATCACCTTACAGAAATACACAGAAGTGGCAAAACAAACACTGTACAAAATTCCTCTGAGTTGAGTGAAAACACGAGAGAACAAGCACTACCTGTCGAGTACAACATTGAAGCTTCTCAACAACAATGCAATGCCTGTGCTTTAATTGGAACAGGTCAATGTGAAGCTGACAATTCAGTATTACCAAAACCTGCATCTCACTCACAGTCTTCTATTATTGAATCTAAAAATGTGTTTCAAAATCATCCAATGAACAATGCTGGTAACATTCTGACAACAAATATTAATGGCTGTTTGTCAAGCAATCATTCAAAAACAGATGCTGTCTACTTAAAAAGTAAGAATAAAGATTTATTACAAAATGATGAATCGGAAGAATGTAGTGCAACAGGAATTATTATAACTGAATctccaaactatttgcacaaaGCATTTGCTTCCCAAAGTCTATCATTAACTAGCAGTGCACTTAACCTTGAGAGATGCTCTAAACAAAATGACAAACAAGAAGCTGTGACCACACTTTCAACAGACCAAGTGTTCAGCTACAAGTTTCCCATACCTAACAACTACAAATACCGTTTGTTCAGTGATTCAGTCAAGTGTACTGACATAACTGTAGACAGAAAATGTCAAGAGAATAAATCTGATCCAAAGCCTGTTCTTTCTTTAACAAACTCAAAAACATCTCTTTCAAATAGCACAGAGAATAGCAATTCAACCAAAATACATGGTGCTGATAATGTGCAAAATTATAAATCTGAAACGATAGACACATCACCATCCGTTGTAGTAATGCAATACCTGTCTACAATTACCAACAAAAACAAGTCATCGACAAATTACTCAAAAAGTGGAAGCAACAGTGAAACAATTAAGAAAGCCATATCTGAAACCGCAAATGAAGAACAGCCCACTAGAACTATCACACCATATTTGAACCAAAATACGTCATTTACATTTTCCTTCAGCAGTGGAGGCAATAAAAATTTATCAAAGTGTGATGCTAGCAATAAACCTGCTGCACAAGATTTGCAGTGTGATCAAATGCCTCTCCCAAACTTTACAGTTGGTCAAGATAAGTCATTAACTCACTTTCTACTCCATGATAATACCATTATGGATCCAGGAGCCATTAAGTATACAGAAAGCtaccagtctgaaaaaaaaatttcagttccaccacagatTATAGCAACTAGCCAACCTTCTCCAAATACTCATTTTAAAGCAAACAAGTTATTGATCCATTTGCCGGTGAAATCAGATCTTATCAAGAATTCAGAAAATGAACACTCTGAAAACTACAAAGCTGTTTTGATATCAGATGCAGACGTTGACTTGAAAACTCATTCAGCAAAGGCATTTCAAAATCGGGTACAAAATACTGCTGACACTACTAGAGGAATTACAAGAGATTACAATCGAGCCTATGAATTTAAGATGGATGGTTCCCCTTCTGGACTGGATACAGCTTTTAATCAGTCTCTGCTTAAAGATAACACATTCTTAAATGAACACAAACCACTATGTTATTCTTCAAACAGGGTTCATACCACAGGAAACAGAAAAAGTCCTGACAGTTTGCATACTGAAAAGACCAGTCAGCAGCTAACGTCCAACATTATTCATATTAACCAAAAAAAACAATTGGTTCATCCCTTGCTCAGCAATGACACCCATGTGCATGGAGAACACAGTCAGATTTTACAAGAGAACAAATCTGAAAGCCATAGTATAAATCCAtcaccagaaatgttaactgttttacaTTTCACAACCACTTCTACAGATATCAAAAAAGTTGCAATGCACAATGATTCGTCAGAGGGAACTGAAATTGCTCACAATCAGAAATCATGtgacagaaatgaggaaaattACCAATCAGAAAATCATGGTGAGGATTCACAAAGTAGAATGATTGGCCAGAGGACTCTAACAAACATCACACCAGGACAGAATCTGTACCCAGATAATTTAAAAAGAAGATTCAACAAATCAGAGACACCTCATGCATCTTCAACAATAGATTTAGAGATTGGGCAACAATTTTCCACAAATATTGCACACAGACATAAATATCTGTCACAGAATTATGCACGAAACAGTCTACATGTTATTCTGGACGGAGGAGGCAATAAGCATTTGGAAAAGGACAGCACTGAACCTACACTGCCCTCTTCAGTGACTGGCCAACAGACTTCCACATGTGCACATAACAAAATCAACCCCCCCACCAACTTTCCACTCAGTGCTGACAGTACTCTGGATACAGATGTTATCAGGAATACTGAACGTTACCAATCTGAAGAAAGCAGTCCAATTGTTTTGCAAGATACATTAACTGACCAAAGATCACCTACTAATTCAATCAGCAACTTAGACAAACCATTACCTCATTCTTTGAAACGTGCTGACATGGAATTAAATGAGAACTTCCAAAAGCAGCAGGCTAAAACAGGCAGTGATACCGCACCATTATATTCGTTCAGTCCCAATCATTCTACAACAAATATGAAGAAAAATACTTTGTGGCATTACGTAACAAAGGTTACTGACATCTATCACAATGGGAGACTTTCTGCAAAGTTGCATAAAACAAAGAGTGCACCCTCACCATCATCTGCAGAGACCAGCCAGTCGCTCCTGGAAGATAACTTACAAAGCCACAACCAAAAGAAATCAAAGGCTTTTTCCCTGGTCAGAAACGACATCAAGTTGTTGGCAGATTGTGGAAATATAGAGGAAAACCAATCTGATAAATACTGTGCGGGTTCCACGTTGAATAGACAATGGACACATCAAGATATCACAGCAGGCAGAATTCATTCCCCAAATTTTGATGACATTACTATGGTcagcaaaataaataaatcttgtGCTGTAGATAAATCTGAGACGGAGTCTATAATTTCACCACTGGATCGAGAAACCAGCCATTTGTCTCATACAGATAGCTCACACAGGCATGAACACAGGCCTGTAACTTATTTGTTAAACAGTGCTGCTGTCAGTACCCACAGAGAAAGTCCTAACTATTTGGAAAAGTGCAAAGAGGAACCTAAAAGTTCAGATTTAGCAGATGATAAAACTCCTCAACAAAAATCTATAACAACAACAGACATCTACAAGGACAAGCCACTGAGTCATTCATCAGTCATTACTGTTGTCAGTGCAGTTAATCAAACTCCAGCACTGGATCCAGTCACCATTTATAATACTTCTAAGAATATCAATGTCAGCAGTAAATATAAGACTACTACAGATATTAAGAAAGATGCTTTGCAGAATGACCCATCAAAGATGCCGGAAATACTTcatgaaaataaatcttttaaTGTAATAATCTTTAAAACAATACCAGCAGCTAACAGTGCATCCTCGTCACTGGCACCAGTGACCAGTCAGAGTTCCCCGACAACTCTCTTACAGAAAAGCCATTCACTGACTCAATCCCAGCTTGAAGAAGATATCATGATGGACAGAGGATGTATTCCGTATTTACAGAAGGACCACAGTCATCTCTCAACATCAGATTCATTAGGTGATCAACTGTTTCCAGCAAATGGCACATGTGACAACAACACCAATGAGTCACATTCTCAGTCTCTGCTCTTTGATCACCTCCCTGTGGGTCCAGAAGCTGTCTGTAATGTAGAGAGTTACCAATCAGAGAACCATGGCTGGGATTCAGCAGGTAGACCACTCAACCAGAGAACTCCAACAAATATCAGACCAGGAAAGGAAAATATTCAACAGAATGTGTACCCAGATAATAATTGCATTAATTTAAATAGAGGAGTCACCAAAAATAATGTGCAACATTACAAATCAGGAAGACCACATATGTCTTCAATGTCAGACTCTGAGATTGAGCAAGTGTTTTCAACAAATATTGCACAAAGGCATAAATATCAGTCACAGAATTATGCACAAAACAGTCTGCATGTTATTCTGGATGGAGGAGGCAATAAGCATTTAGAAAAGGACAGCACTGAACCTACACTGCCCTCTTCAGTGACTGATCAACAGACTTCCACATGTGCACATAACAAAATCAACCCCCTCACCCACTTCCCACTCAGTGCTGACAGTATTCTGGATGTAGACATTATCAGGAAAACTGAACATTGTCAATTTGAAGAAAGCAGTCCAATTGTTTCACAAGCTACATTAACTGACCAAATATCATCTACTAATTCAATCAGCAACTTAGACAAATCATTACCTCATTCTTTGGGAAGTGGTGACATTGAAATAGATGAGAAGTTCCAAAAGCAGCAAGCTAAACCAGGCAGTGACACAGCATCGTTATATTTGTTCAGTCCCAATCGCACTACTGCAAATGTGAAGAAAAACACATGGCGACATTACATAACAAAGGTTACTGACATCTATCACCATAGGAGACCTTCTGCTAAGTTCAAATTAAATGTTTTGCATAAAACAAAGAGTGCACCCTTACCATCGTGTGTAGAGTCCAGCCAGTTGTTCCCTAAAAATAGCTTACAAAGTAACAACCAAGAGGAATCAAAGGCTATTTCACTGGTCCGAGATGACATGGCAGGTACCAACCAAGAGGAATCAAAGGCTATTTCACTGGTCCGAGATGACATGGCAGGTACCAAAGAAGTAGAACACCAATCTGACAAGGACAATGCAATTTCCACAGCAGATGAATTAAATGGACAATGGATCCAGCAAAATATCACAGAAGGCAAGAAGAATATGTTAGATGTTCATTCCCCAAATATTGATGACATTACTGTGGTCagtgaaataaataatttttgtGCTGTAGATAAATCTGAGACGGAGTCTATAATTTCACCACAGGATCAAGAATTTGACCAGTTTTCTCCTACAGATGGTCCACACAGGCATGAACACAGGCCTGCAACTTGTTCGTTAAACAGTGCTGTTGTCAATGCCCACAGAGAAAGTCCTAACTTTTTGGAAAAGTGCAATGAGGAACCTAAAAGTGCAGATTTAGCAGAAGATAAAACTCCTCAACAAAAATCTGTAACTACAACAGACAGCTACAAGGATGAGCCATTGAGTCATTCACCAGTCACAACTGTTGTCAGTGCAATTAATCAAAATAGCAGCCATATATCTTCAGCACTTGATTCAGTGTCCAGTTACAATACTTCAAAGAATACCACTGATAGCAGTAAATATAAGGCCATAAATATAAGTATTTCACTCAACAATGCTCCTGACATTACAGATATTAGagaacatttacaaaataacttAACAGAAATTAATAAAATTCCAGCAGTATATTCACTAAATGACATACAGTCCGTGAAGTCTGTTACAGACATCAAGAAAGATGCTTTGCAGAATGATTCATCACAGGTGCCAGAAATACTTCATGATAATAAATCTTTTAATGTATTAACCTTTAATACAATACCTGCAGCTAACAGTGCACCCTCATCACTGACCAGTCAGAGTTTCCCTGTAACTCTCTTAGAGAAAAGCCATTCACTGACTCAATCGCAACTTAATGGAGATGTTACGATGGACAGGGGGCATGATGAGTATTTGCATAAGAATCACAGTCATCGCTCAACACCAGATTCACTTGGAGATCAACTGTTTCCAGTAAATGGCACATGTGACAACACAAACGAGTCACATTCTCAGTCTCTGCTCTTTGATCACCTCCCTGTGGGTCCAGGAGCTGTCTGTAATGCAAAGAATTACCAATCCGAAAACCATGGTAGGGATTCAGCAGGTAGACTAATCAGCCAGAGGACTCCAACGAATATCACAACGGGAAAGGGAAATATTCAACAGAATGTGTACCCAGATAAAAATTACATTAATTTAAATAGAAGATTCACTAAAGATAATGTGCAACATTACAAATTAGGAATACCCCATATATCTTCAACATCAGATTCCAAGATTGAGCAAGAGCTTTCAACTGATATTGCACAAAGGCATAAATATCAGTCACAAAATTATTCACCACATAACAAAATGAACCCACTGATCAATTTCCCACTCAGTGCTGAGAGCACTCTGGATGCAGAGGTTATAAAGAATACCAAACATTACCGATCTGAAGAAAGTAGTCTAACTGTTTTACAAGATACATTAACTGACCAAAGGTCTCCTCCTAATTCAATCAGAAATATAGATAAACCATTGCCTCATTCTTTGGAGAGTGATGACGTAGAAATAGATGAGAATTTCCAAAAGCAGCAAGCTAAAACAGGCAGTGACACGGCCCCATTATATCCCTTCAGTCCCAATCACTCCACTACAAATGTGAAGAAAAATACATTGCAGCAATGCATAACAAAGGTTACTGACATCTACCGCCGTAGAAGACCTTCTGCTAAGTTCAAATTCAATGTTTTACGTAAAACAAAGAGTTCACCCTCACCACGTTCTGCAGAGTCCAGCCAGTTGCTCCCCGAAAGTAGCTTACAAAGCAGCAACCAAGAGGAATCAAAAGCTCTTTCCCTCGTCCAAGATGACATGGCAGGTAGCAGAAAATGCCAACCTGACAAAGACAATGCAATTTCCACAGCGGAAGAATTGAATGGACAGTGGACTCATCAAAATATCACAAGCACAAACAATATGTTACAGAGCTGCTCCCCAAATATTGATGGCATCACTGTGGACAGAAAAATTAATAATGTTAGTGATGTAGATAAATTTGAGACTGAGTGTATGCCTTCACCACTGAATCAAGTATACAGCCAGTCTTCCCTTACAGATACCCCATGCAGTCATAAACAGGGGCCTGCAACTTACTTGTTAAACAGTGCTGCTGTAAGTGCCCACAGAGAAAGTCCTGCCTACTTGAAAAAGTGTAAACAGGAAACCGTAAGTACAACCTCAGCAGAAGGCAAAGTTGCTCAACAAAAATCTCCTACATGCACAGCAGACAGGCAACTGTGTTATTCATCAGTCACTAAGGATGTCAATACCATTAATCAGGACAAATTTACGATAAGCCAAGTACTTCCAGCACTGGATCCAGTGAGCAGTCATCACTCTTCCAAAAATATCATAGACAGTAGTAAAAGTAAGACATTAGGTTTTTCACTCAATGATGCTACTGTCACAGCAGATACTGGAGTCAATGAACATTTACAAAAAGACTCTTCCGAAATGAACAACATTCCAGCATTAGGTTCATTAAGTTGCGTACAATCCACAATCACGATCACAAATACCAAGAAAAATACCACACCAAATGTGTCATCACATCTTACTGAAATACATGATGACAAAAAAGCTGATGACAGATTAAAGTTTAAAGGTTTTCATAAAAAAAATAGTGCACCCTCATCACAGCTGAAGGTGACTGAACAAATGCCCACTACTGATATCACTCTCAGCAATCATGAAAAGTCACCGACCCATTCCATAATGAGTGGTGCATTTATAATGAACAGAAGAAAGAATTCTTACTTACAAAAGAACAAACCTGAAACCAACAATGAGTTTTCATTAGTGACCTCATTGGCTGGACAACAGTCTCCTTCAAAAATCATAAACAACAAAGAACCTAAGTCACCGGCTCATTCTCCAAACAGAAGTGGTGTAATGGATGCAGGAGATAGCAAGAATCTAGAattttgccaacctgaaaacaacAGAGAAGCTTTCTCAAAGAAACCAATTGATCTGCAGTCTTATACAGACATCACAGATGCCAAAACTACAAAGTTTCAGCATTGGTTTCCAGATAGTGACATTTCTTTGAATCAACGATGCAGTGTTAATTTAAAACACTATAAATCAGAAACTGACATTAGTTCTTCAATACAGGATCCAAttcatcaaatgtcttttatagATATGACATGTCACAAGAAAATCACAAGAGAACCAATGAAAAGTGATGATTTTACTTTGGCTGAAAGATATAATAAAGGTTGTGAACACATTGATAGCCATCTAAACAACAACATTTCTTCATCACATAATTTGTTACCTGCTCTTCTGTCTCCTGAAAATATTGTACATTACAACAGAAATGTAATATGTGATCATTCACTGACTAATGCAGAATTCCTGGCACAAAGCTGTGACAACGTGAATGAAGGTAGCAAAACATTCAAATATGGAAGGAAATCATtccatgaagaaatatttcagaaTCAAGCATTGAGAATGTGGATGAAAAATACAAAAGTTTCTAATTCATTTCAGCAGTGTTCTCCAGAGGAGAGCCAAATTGATTCACATCTCGCAGAGATTAATAACTTTCGTAATAGATTAAATGCCTACAGTGATTTTTCTCAATACAGAGCAACTTCCTCTGGTATTGATGAAGATGATCCATCGAAACTAAACAATAAATACCAGGCAAAGACAGCTAGATTCTCAAAAACGTACCCCAGCTTGAGATATTCTCTCAGGCCCAATCCTCAGAACGTTCAAAGTTGGTGTGGTAATCTCTATAAAACAAAAAGTTTAAAAGATATTAATTGCAACC